The following are encoded together in the Ovis aries strain OAR_USU_Benz2616 breed Rambouillet chromosome X, ARS-UI_Ramb_v3.0, whole genome shotgun sequence genome:
- the LOC114111213 gene encoding E3 ubiquitin-protein ligase RLIM-like, which yields MESSDSDDEEDRVSVRHRGQTDRLAREDDYYRFVSDLSEEDYILMRDNNLLGPLGESTEEEMQKRLQIMKENLRRNSDENTDRGDASDNESSEDSLLDWLTTSRQTENVTSEQKENQSWRKESEISANSDELRFGLESNLECDDENSNPENEYVASAKLPRREDTEDSQRQVENPQSESLFTTASASEHDTMETLMEVPPTRSQRRPRSRSPDSRRTRARTDSWTPPRTLWELFQRMNEDIPSQTFKQPLVSENDTFSRTGHEETLRQQMPGHELQNRGLTETSRTRNAVPGECYSDTTGSSESWEVRETNPTRPFSPCPVNCPACSQRYREVSRTQLTSDLPNNTTTSESEQEERAPMSSDSDEANERAYANTIRNSVHRILNTSLIVNTSLSTSASGIMSVTTQTILCQTMTVFSDSSNLMDSGSISEHSVSRPSESMGRAQTPNERRGPNGSDRRPRSASNASYDSDSSLLMISVSSPYDIYGATFNQMSGFSSSDEDLEISSPMFEDSEEGSSTTGFSETGQEDGRMTPIIDDDSDSGSSLNLEQFLLLHEADPHQPTGLSELQIDNLPIRFSEEEDATKICTICITEYTAGNMLRILPCSHEYHYQCIDQWLAEHSTCPICRGPVVDHSEADDPM from the exons ATGGAAAGCTCAGATTCCGACGATGAAGAAGACAGAGTCTCGGTCCGACACAGAGGTCAGACAGACCGATTGGCTCGAGAAGATGATTACTACCGATTCGTAAGTGATCTGAGTGAGGAAGATTACATACTTATGAGGGACAACAATTTGCTCGGCCCCCTAGGTGAAAGTACGGAAGAAGAGATGCAGAAGAGGCttcaaataatgaaagaaaatctaCGACGAAACTCAGATGAAAATACAG atAGAGGAGATGCTTCAGATAATGAATCCAGTGAGGACTCTCTTCTAGACTGGCTTACCACTTCCAGACAAACTGAAAATGTGACaagtgaacaaaaagaaaatcagtcttggaGAAAAGAGAGCGAAATTAGTGCTAACAGTGATGAGCTCAGATTTGGCTTAGAAAGCAATCTTGAGTGTGATGATGAAAACTCAAATCCAGAAAATGAATATGTAGCATCTGCAAAACTTCCCAGAAGAGAAGATACGGAAGACAGCCAAAGGCAAGTGGAAAATCCACAATCTGAGTCACTATTTACAACAGCGTCTGCATCAGAACACGATACAATGGAAACATTAATGGAAGTCCCACCGACTAGAAGTCAGAGACGACCAAGAAGTAGGAGCCCAGACTCTCGGAGAACGAGAGCAAGGACTGACAGTTGGACACCTCCACGTACACTGTGGGAACTTTttcaaagaatgaatgaagatATACCATCTCAGACTTTTAAACAACCTCTCGTAAGTGAGAATGATACATTTTCTAGAACTGGGCATGAAGAAACATTGAGACAGCAAATGCCTGGACATGAGTTGCAAAATAGGGGTCTTACTGAAACTTCTAGAACTAGGAATGCTGTTCCTGGAGAATGTTATTCAGACACAACGGGCAGTAGTGAATCTTGGGAAGTGAGGGAGACAAATCCAACCAGACCCTTCAGTCCTTGTCCAGTTAATTGTCCAGCATGTTCTCAGAGATACAGAGAAGTTAGTAGAACTCAGCTAACATCGGACTTACCAAACAACACCACCACTTCAGAAAGTGAGCAAGAGGAACGGGCGCCTATGTCTTCAGATTCTGATGAGGCCAATGAGAGAGCTTATGCCAATACCATCAGAAATTCCGTTCATAGAATTTTAAATACTAGCTTAATTGTAAATACTAGCTTAAGTACTAGCGCAAGTGGTATAATGTCTGTTACAACTCAGACTATTTTATGTCAGACAATGACAGTATTTAGTGACTCAAGTAACCTTATGGACAGTGGCAGTATTTCAGAGCATAGTGTCTCACGTCCAAGTGAAAGCATGGGAAGGGCACAGACACCAAATGAAAGACGTGGACCTAATGGTAGTGATAGAAGACCTCGTTCGGCTTCAAATGCTAGCTATGATTCTGATTCAAGTTTACTAATGATATCAGTTTCAAGCCCCTACGATATTTATGGTGCCACATTTAATCAAATGTCTGGTTTTAGCTCAAGTGATGAAGATTTGGAAATTAGCTCACCGATGTTTGAAGACAGTGAAGAAGGAAGCTCAACAACAGGCTTCTCAGAGACTGGGCAAGAAGATGGACGAATGACCCCAATAATAGATGACGATAGCGACTCTGGGTCTTCCCTTAATCTGGAACAATTTCTCTTATTACATGAAGCAGACCCACACCAACCTACAGGCCTTAGCGAACTGCAGATTGACAACTTGCCTATAAGATTTTCTGAAGAGGAAGATGCAACTAAAATCTGTACCATTTGCATCACAGAATACACTGCAGGCAACATGTTACGCATCCTACCATGCTCGCATGAATACCATTATCAGTGCATTGATCAATGGCTGGCAGAACATTCAACCTGCCCTATTTGTCGTGGGCCCGTGGTGGACCACTCTGAGGCAGATGATCCTATGTGA